Below is a genomic region from Arcanobacterium haemolyticum DSM 20595.
CCTAAACCAGGACCTTCAACAACAATAACCACGGACCATCGTTGCTTAACAATAGCTTCGATATGATCAATGGCTTTTTCAATGTTTCCGCCGAAGCTTGATGGTTCGGCAAGATCTGTATGGAACGATTCATCGCTTGGGAAACCCGCCGCGCTCCACCATGCATATCCGCGTTCTTGGGCCAGTTTCCGAATATGCGATACCGTTTGGAATGATGCCTTATTGACGCTCAACGGAACTTCGCCACCAGAGACAGCCGCACTCCATGCGGCTGCTAAGAATTCATCCGTAGTTTCAATAAGCGAATCTGCACGTGCCGTAACACGTTCTGGTTCAACAACAATAATCCGCGTTTGTTGTGGGAAGTAATCGAGCACGGGATGCATTTCTGGAACCAAGATTGGCATGAGTGATTCCATGCCTTCCACGGCGATTCCGTTGGCAATCTTTTCCAGCATATCGATGGCTCCAGGGAAGGTTTCCATAGCCTGGGATGCCCGGGAACGAACGCTATCAGTAAAGATCAGTTCGCGGCACGGCGGAGCATACACTTCTGCACATTTTTCGATCGATCGCTGATCAGCTACAGCGAAGGAACGAATATCATCTACTTCATCACCGAACAGTTCGATACGCATAGGATGCGCTTCGGTTGGCGGGAAGATGTCTAAGATACCGCCACGAACTGCGAATTCACCACGTGTTTCAACCATATCCACACGGGTATATGCGTGCGCCACTAACCGTTCTTGCACATCAGCAATATCAATCGTATCGCCAATCTTGATAACAACAGGCGTGAGTTCTCCCAACCCTTGAGCAACTGGTTGTAATAAAGACCGCACAGGAACGATTAACACGAGTAACGGTGGAAATTCTTCCGGATGTGCAAGGCGGCGGAGTGTACGAAGCCTGCGCGCAACGGTATCCGAACGAGGAGATAACCGTTCGTGCGGAAGGGTTTCCCATGCGGGAAGTACCGCGATCGTATCGTGGGGAATATACGAGCCAAGGAGAGTGGCCAATTCATCGGCTTCACGGCCTGTAGCCGTGACTATCACGTTGGTTCGGCGCTGATCGATTTCCGTGAGCGCGGCAACCAGCGGAGCAACAGCACCACGTGGCACATCAATCTGGCATTCCTTTTCGGACTCTAGGCCAGCAAACTCCGGGTTAGATGTAAAAACGTTGAGTAAAGATCCTAGATTCATGATGACTTTCTGCACCGAACGTTCGTGTTAGTTAGCGGTATGCAACCGCATTGTTGCCTTTTCCAAGCCAAGCTCAATAACATCGCATACGGCATCCGCCGCACACTCAATCATCAGCTCAAGTTCCTTGCGTTCCTGAGCGGAGAACGCAGAAAGGACGAAATCAGCCGGATCTTGGCGCCCTGGTGGCCGCCCGATCCCGCAACGCAACCGAATGTAATTCTTTGATCCGGTAGATTGCGAGATTGACTTCAGGCCGTTGTGTCCGCCTTCGCCCCCACCGCGCTTTAAACGCAATGTGCCGAATGGCAGATCCAATTCATCATGAATGACGATCAGATGTTCAACATCACCGTGATAGTAGGACATGAGCGCTTTAGTAGGGCCACCAGAGGTATTCATATAGCCCGTAGATATACCCAGCACAACCTGTTCACCTGGCTGCCCAGGAGCCACGCCCACTCGGGTTGAACCAGATCGGGTTTGCGATTGCTTATGCATGCTCAGCGAAATGCCTAATTTGCGCGCGAGCGTATCAATAACCATCTGCCCAATATTGTGCCGAGTAGCGGCATATGTAGGTCCAGGGTTTCCAAGCCCTACTACGGTGTACATTCTTTTCTCCTCGTTCAGCGGATCTCTACGCTACTTTACCGCTAGAGTCCGACATAATTTGGTGCACACTTTCTGCCTTCGCCCATGGCGTGAGCACAGCCCCAAAGAAAGATGCTCTTCACAGCAGTGAGGCCCACCCATTCGGGCAGGCCTCACCAAAGTTTTACTGAGATCACTCAGCTGCTTCTTCAGATTCTTCAGCTTCTTCTGGAACGTCAACAGAAGGAACAGCGATCACAACAACGATGGTTTCTGGATCGAGTTCAACTTCGACGTCTTCTGGAAGCTTCAGATCAGCAACGGTAACGTGGGTGCCTTCTTCAAGACCTTCGACGTTAACGGTGATTGCTTCTGGGATGGCGATAGCTGGAGCCTTAGCCATAACCTGAAGAAGTTCAACGGTTGCGATGGCGTCGCCTGCTGGTTCACCTTCAACAACAACTGGAACTTCGACGTCAACCTTTTCACCCTTCTTCACGCGGAGAAGATCGATATGCTCGATCAAGCGGGAAAGTGGGTTGCGCTGAACATCCTTGACGATTGCCAGGTGCTTTTCGCCTTCAACTTCAATAGAAAGAAGTGCGTTTGCGTTGCCGCGAACTGCAAGGAAGGTGGTGTGGTAATCGAGTTCAAGGTGCATTGGTTCTTCTTCGTGACCGTAGAGAACGCCTGGAAGCTTCTCTTCACGGCGAAGACGACGAGCAGCGCCCTTACCGAATTCCTTACGAATATCAGCCTTCAATGTTTCATTCATGAGGTACTCCTTTTATTTCTGTGTTTTAACGGGCCTCGATCCGGAGGCTACACCACAAGGAGTAGACACCGCGTCGATAACGGAAGTTTCCTTCCCTCGCCGAGGCAACTGTTCAAGTCTACAAGCCCAGCCGGCCGAATCATAATGAACACCAGCAAGATGTGCCAACGTCACATCAGATCAGTATGCTCCATCAAACATGGAGGTAACCGAACCGTCGTCAAACACTTCGCGGATCGCGCGTGCCAAAACTGGAGCGATCGAAAGCACGGTGAGCCCATCGAAACGCTTTTCTTCGGCGATCGGCAG
It encodes:
- the pth gene encoding aminoacyl-tRNA hydrolase — protein: MYTVVGLGNPGPTYAATRHNIGQMVIDTLARKLGISLSMHKQSQTRSGSTRVGVAPGQPGEQVVLGISTGYMNTSGGPTKALMSYYHGDVEHLIVIHDELDLPFGTLRLKRGGGEGGHNGLKSISQSTGSKNYIRLRCGIGRPPGRQDPADFVLSAFSAQERKELELMIECAADAVCDVIELGLEKATMRLHTAN
- a CDS encoding 50S ribosomal protein L25/general stress protein Ctc; translated protein: MNETLKADIRKEFGKGAARRLRREEKLPGVLYGHEEEPMHLELDYHTTFLAVRGNANALLSIEVEGEKHLAIVKDVQRNPLSRLIEHIDLLRVKKGEKVDVEVPVVVEGEPAGDAIATVELLQVMAKAPAIAIPEAITVNVEGLEEGTHVTVADLKLPEDVEVELDPETIVVVIAVPSVDVPEEAEESEEAAE